The Iamia majanohamensis genome window below encodes:
- a CDS encoding NAD-dependent epimerase/dehydratase family protein — MRALVTGGSGFFGTMLVERLRARGDEVRILDLFAPDPVPEGVEVVVADIRDAEAVRAACADVDVAFHNVAQVPLAQDRDLFWTVNVVGTANLLVAARDAGVGKVVSTSTSAIYGIPETNPVDEDTPPRPLEAYGRAKLEAELLCADAVAAGLDVTTIRPRTILGHGRLGIMSMLFELVAEGAPVPVLGSGDNRYQFVHAADLADACLLAGDRPGPAAYNVGGPDVGTMRETLEALCRHAGTGATVRSLPHGPARLAMEAASRAHLVPLAPYHWLLYGESLWFDSTRARRELGWEPAYGHEAMLAETYDWWRAHRDELAGRTGSHHQSPARMGALALLKRLP, encoded by the coding sequence ATGCGCGCTCTGGTCACCGGCGGGAGCGGGTTCTTCGGCACCATGCTCGTCGAGCGCCTCCGCGCCCGGGGCGACGAGGTCCGCATCCTCGACCTGTTCGCGCCGGACCCCGTCCCCGAGGGCGTCGAGGTGGTGGTGGCCGACATCCGCGACGCCGAGGCCGTCCGGGCGGCCTGCGCGGACGTCGACGTCGCCTTCCACAACGTGGCCCAGGTGCCCCTGGCCCAGGACCGCGACCTGTTCTGGACGGTCAACGTAGTGGGCACGGCGAACCTCCTCGTCGCCGCCCGCGACGCCGGCGTGGGCAAGGTCGTGTCCACCTCGACCAGCGCCATCTACGGCATCCCGGAGACCAACCCGGTCGACGAGGACACCCCACCCCGCCCGCTCGAGGCCTACGGCCGGGCCAAGCTGGAGGCCGAGCTCCTCTGCGCCGACGCCGTCGCCGCCGGGCTCGACGTCACCACCATCCGGCCCCGCACGATCCTGGGCCACGGCCGCCTCGGGATCATGTCCATGCTCTTCGAGCTGGTGGCCGAGGGGGCGCCGGTGCCGGTGCTCGGCTCGGGCGACAACCGCTACCAGTTCGTCCACGCCGCCGACCTGGCCGACGCCTGCCTGCTGGCCGGCGACCGTCCCGGCCCCGCGGCCTACAACGTGGGCGGGCCCGACGTGGGCACCATGCGCGAGACGCTCGAGGCCCTGTGCCGCCACGCCGGAACCGGCGCCACCGTCCGGTCGCTCCCCCACGGCCCCGCCCGGCTGGCCATGGAGGCCGCGTCCCGGGCCCACCTGGTGCCCCTCGCCCCGTACCACTGGCTGCTCTACGGCGAGTCGCTGTGGTTCGACAGCACCCGGGCCCGCAGAGAGCTGGGCTGGGAGCCCGCCTACGGCCACGAGGCGATGCTGGCCGAGACCTACGACTGGTGGCGCGCCCACCGCGACGAGCTGGCCGGCCGCACCGGCTCGCACCACCAGAGCCCCGCCCGCATGGGGGCCCTCGCCCTCCTCAAGCGCCTCCCCTGA
- a CDS encoding M15 family metallopeptidase, which yields MVGTTRTRRRLGGLAALAVVAVTLAACNPDPTGGARPPAPGANVAGYSSSQRPATRDDVRLSWREGCPVHWSGLTVATVAYWGYDGARHVGNLVVADGVAADIREVFRSLYAQRVQIRRIHPVDRYGADDGRSMEANNTSAFNCRPVAGTSTWSEHSRGTAIDINPIQNPYVSGSHVSPAAGRDWTDRSSVVPGMITAGDPVVGAFAAIGWRWGGYWSSAKDYQHFSLSGR from the coding sequence ATGGTGGGAACGACGCGCACGCGACGGCGACTCGGCGGCCTGGCCGCCCTGGCGGTGGTGGCGGTGACCCTGGCCGCCTGCAACCCGGACCCGACCGGCGGCGCGCGACCGCCCGCGCCCGGGGCCAACGTGGCCGGCTACTCCTCGTCGCAGCGCCCCGCCACGCGTGACGACGTGCGCCTCTCCTGGCGGGAGGGCTGCCCGGTGCACTGGTCGGGCCTCACCGTCGCGACGGTCGCCTACTGGGGCTACGACGGGGCCCGCCACGTCGGGAACCTGGTGGTGGCCGACGGCGTGGCCGCCGACATCCGCGAGGTGTTCCGGTCGCTCTACGCCCAGCGGGTGCAGATCCGCCGCATCCACCCCGTCGACCGCTACGGGGCCGACGACGGCCGCTCCATGGAGGCCAACAACACCTCGGCGTTCAACTGCCGTCCCGTGGCCGGCACCTCGACGTGGTCCGAGCACAGCCGGGGCACGGCCATCGACATCAACCCGATCCAGAACCCCTACGTGAGCGGCAGCCACGTGTCCCCGGCCGCCGGGCGGGACTGGACCGACCGCTCCTCGGTGGTGCCCGGGATGATCACCGCGGGCGACCCGGTGGTCGGCGCCTTCGCCGCCATCGGCTGGCGGTGGGGCGGGTACTGGTCGAGCGCCAAGGACTACCAGCACTTCAGCCTCTCCGGCCGCTGA
- a CDS encoding aldehyde dehydrogenase family protein yields MADFQLFINGEYVDAASGETFTTTDPATEQPIGEVAKADRGDAQRAIQAARTAFDEGPWPSMSGEERAAKLDKMAELLEANAERFAEMEARDSGGTIKKATFADVPGAAGALRWFARMARERPDEVELEGSPFPPSENYVRYEPYGVCTGIVPFNFPLLMACWKAGPALAAGNTSVLKPASYTSLTALMLGEIAQEADLPPGVLNVIAGPGGTAGEELASNEMVDKVAFTGSTEVGRRIMQLASGTIKPVTLELGGKSANIVLDDADLDIAAAVTLFGTFFHNGQVCESGTRALVHRSVYDEFVSLLVDRAGKMVIGSQMDFETDLGPMVSRAQAETVNRYIALGREEVGDPICGGTAPDGLADGLVVDNFVRPTIFSGVENSARIAQEEIFGPVLCVIPFESDDEAVAIANDSIYGLGGGVQTGDVERGKAIAARIKTGTVWINDYHMISPERPFGGYKQSGIGRELGTAGFDIYRQAKHVHTNPSTGRDGYMHFAALSANI; encoded by the coding sequence ATGGCCGACTTCCAGCTCTTCATCAACGGTGAGTACGTCGACGCCGCGTCCGGCGAGACGTTCACCACCACCGACCCCGCCACCGAGCAGCCCATCGGGGAGGTGGCCAAGGCCGACCGCGGCGACGCCCAGCGGGCCATCCAGGCCGCCCGCACCGCGTTCGACGAGGGCCCCTGGCCGTCGATGAGCGGCGAGGAGCGGGCCGCCAAGCTCGACAAGATGGCCGAGCTGCTCGAGGCCAACGCCGAGCGCTTCGCCGAGATGGAGGCCCGCGACTCCGGCGGCACCATCAAGAAGGCCACCTTCGCCGACGTCCCCGGGGCCGCCGGGGCCCTGCGCTGGTTCGCCCGCATGGCGCGCGAGCGCCCCGACGAGGTGGAGCTCGAGGGCTCGCCCTTCCCGCCGTCGGAGAACTACGTCCGCTACGAGCCCTACGGCGTGTGCACCGGCATCGTGCCGTTCAACTTCCCGCTCCTGATGGCCTGCTGGAAGGCGGGCCCCGCCCTCGCCGCCGGCAACACCTCGGTGCTGAAGCCCGCCTCCTACACCTCGCTCACCGCCCTCATGCTGGGCGAGATCGCCCAGGAGGCCGACCTCCCGCCCGGCGTGCTCAACGTCATCGCCGGCCCCGGCGGCACCGCCGGCGAGGAGCTGGCCTCCAACGAGATGGTCGACAAGGTCGCCTTCACCGGCTCCACCGAGGTGGGCCGGCGGATCATGCAGCTGGCCTCGGGCACCATCAAGCCCGTCACCCTCGAGCTGGGCGGCAAGTCGGCCAACATCGTGCTCGACGACGCCGACCTCGACATCGCCGCCGCCGTCACCCTGTTCGGCACCTTCTTCCACAACGGCCAGGTCTGCGAGTCCGGCACCCGGGCCCTCGTGCACAGGAGCGTCTACGACGAGTTCGTGTCGCTGCTCGTCGACCGGGCCGGGAAGATGGTCATCGGCAGCCAGATGGACTTCGAGACCGACCTCGGCCCCATGGTCTCGCGGGCCCAGGCCGAGACCGTCAACCGCTACATCGCCCTCGGCCGCGAGGAGGTGGGCGACCCCATCTGCGGCGGCACCGCCCCCGACGGCCTGGCCGACGGCCTGGTGGTCGACAACTTCGTGCGGCCCACCATCTTCAGCGGCGTCGAGAACTCGGCCCGGATCGCCCAGGAGGAGATCTTCGGCCCGGTGCTCTGCGTCATCCCCTTCGAGTCCGACGACGAGGCCGTGGCCATCGCCAACGACTCGATCTACGGCCTCGGCGGCGGCGTGCAGACCGGCGACGTCGAGCGGGGCAAGGCCATCGCCGCCCGCATCAAGACCGGCACCGTGTGGATCAACGACTACCACATGATCAGCCCGGAGCGTCCCTTCGGTGGCTACAAGCAGTCCGGCATCGGCCGGGAGCTGGGCACCGCCGGGTTCGACATCTACCGCCAGGCCAAGCACGTCCACACCAACCCCTCCACCGGCCGCGACGGCTACATGCACTTCGCCGCCCTCAGCGCCAACATCTGA
- a CDS encoding NUDIX hydrolase: MAPPQVDGGDRVPLRDAATVLIVRDGDDGLEVFMLRRNLRSDFVGGAYVFPGGAVDPPDRSLDLERWCEGRSDAEASTRLGVDEGGLAFWVAAIRESFEESGVLLAYGPDGEMVRLDDPATAERFVAHRRAVDDGERSMLSVCEEEDLRLAVDTMWYFGHWITPEGAPRRYDTRFFLAAAPPRQTPVHDDREAIANLWIRPADALARHAAGDLAMLPPTLASLRAIEPSATAAEALAAAAELVDVPTVQPRVVMDEGGVRIVMPGDDEWDDGFQGDGSLGTWPSVDDRSARA; this comes from the coding sequence GTGGCCCCGCCCCAGGTCGACGGCGGCGATCGCGTGCCCCTGCGCGACGCGGCCACCGTCCTGATCGTCCGCGACGGCGACGACGGCCTCGAGGTCTTCATGCTCCGGCGCAACCTGCGCTCGGACTTCGTGGGCGGCGCCTACGTCTTCCCCGGCGGCGCCGTCGACCCGCCCGACCGCTCGCTCGACCTCGAGCGGTGGTGCGAGGGGCGCAGCGACGCCGAGGCCTCCACCCGGCTGGGTGTCGACGAGGGGGGCCTGGCCTTCTGGGTCGCCGCCATCCGCGAGTCCTTCGAGGAGTCCGGCGTGCTGCTCGCCTACGGACCCGACGGCGAGATGGTGCGCCTCGACGACCCGGCCACCGCCGAGCGCTTCGTCGCCCACCGCCGCGCCGTCGACGACGGCGAGCGCAGCATGCTCTCGGTGTGCGAGGAGGAGGACCTCCGGCTCGCGGTCGACACCATGTGGTACTTCGGCCACTGGATCACCCCCGAGGGCGCCCCCCGCCGCTACGACACCCGCTTCTTCCTCGCCGCCGCCCCGCCGCGGCAGACCCCGGTCCACGACGACCGGGAGGCCATCGCCAACCTGTGGATCCGCCCGGCCGACGCCCTGGCCCGCCACGCCGCCGGCGACCTGGCCATGCTGCCCCCCACCCTGGCCTCGCTGCGCGCCATCGAGCCCAGCGCCACCGCGGCCGAGGCCCTGGCCGCGGCGGCCGAGCTGGTCGACGTGCCCACGGTGCAGCCCCGGGTGGTCATGGACGAGGGCGGGGTCCGCATCGTCATGCCCGGCGACGACGAGTGGGACGACGGCTTCCAGGGCGACGGCTCGCTCGGCACCTGGCCGTCTGTCGACGACCGGAGCGCCCGGGCGTGA
- a CDS encoding FxsA family protein has translation MWLVLLLVVGPIVELWFIIQVAQVIGGWETLALLLAEGLLGGWLIKRQGRAVIAKVDERLREHQLPTKELADGLLILVAGALMLTPGFLTDIVGFLLLFPPTRAVARAALLKRFTARMGQGFAFVSGPGWMAGRGTFTDTTAAERTPSYRAPDATPLGPGPSDRSSG, from the coding sequence ATGTGGTTGGTGCTCCTCCTCGTGGTCGGCCCCATCGTCGAGCTCTGGTTCATCATCCAGGTGGCCCAGGTCATCGGCGGCTGGGAGACCCTCGCCCTCCTGCTGGCCGAGGGGCTGCTCGGGGGCTGGCTCATCAAGCGCCAGGGCCGGGCCGTCATCGCCAAGGTCGACGAGCGCCTGCGCGAGCACCAGCTGCCCACCAAGGAGCTGGCCGACGGCCTGCTCATCCTCGTGGCCGGCGCCCTCATGCTCACGCCCGGCTTCCTCACCGACATCGTCGGGTTCCTGCTGCTCTTCCCGCCCACCCGGGCGGTGGCCCGGGCCGCCCTGCTGAAGCGCTTCACCGCCCGGATGGGCCAGGGCTTCGCATTCGTGTCGGGCCCGGGGTGGATGGCCGGGCGGGGCACCTTCACCGACACCACCGCGGCCGAGCGCACGCCCTCCTACCGGGCCCCCGACGCCACCCCCCTCGGGCCCGGCCCGAGCGACCGGTCGTCCGGCTGA
- a CDS encoding MBL fold metallo-hydrolase: MTTTPEEPAADDRTAVPEMPAAMVGDVVAGDLVEVAPGVRRLTAPNPGMMTGPGTNCYLVGTEELTVVDPGPDDLAHLDALVAAGEGRIRWIALTHTHVDHWPATPSLARRTGAEVAAFDARDGLERVDLALTDEVEVGVGDGRLVAVHTPGHASNHVCLWDEARGLLFTGDHVMSGSTVVIAPPDGDMAAYISSLEKVRDLGATALAPAHGPVLTDPAPYLDDYLSHRLDRERQVVEALAAAGPAGADTEALVEAIYVDVHELLHPVARFSVWAHLRKLAAEGRARGLDVDDPDTTWVGI, encoded by the coding sequence GTGACCACGACCCCCGAGGAGCCGGCGGCCGACGACCGCACCGCGGTGCCCGAGATGCCCGCCGCCATGGTGGGCGACGTGGTGGCCGGCGACCTGGTCGAGGTGGCCCCCGGCGTGCGGCGCCTGACCGCCCCCAACCCGGGGATGATGACCGGCCCCGGCACCAACTGCTACCTGGTCGGCACCGAGGAGCTCACCGTCGTCGACCCCGGCCCCGACGACCTCGCCCACCTCGACGCCCTCGTCGCCGCGGGCGAGGGCCGCATCCGCTGGATCGCGCTCACCCACACCCACGTCGACCACTGGCCGGCCACCCCCTCCCTGGCCCGGCGGACCGGCGCCGAGGTGGCGGCCTTCGACGCCCGCGACGGGCTGGAGCGCGTCGACCTGGCGCTGACCGACGAGGTCGAGGTGGGCGTGGGCGACGGTCGCCTGGTGGCGGTGCACACCCCCGGGCACGCCTCCAACCACGTGTGCCTCTGGGACGAGGCCCGGGGCCTGCTCTTCACCGGCGACCACGTGATGTCGGGCTCCACGGTGGTGATCGCCCCGCCCGACGGCGACATGGCCGCCTACATCTCCTCGCTCGAGAAGGTGCGGGACCTCGGCGCCACCGCCCTGGCCCCGGCGCACGGCCCGGTGCTCACCGACCCCGCGCCCTACCTCGACGACTACCTGAGCCACCGCCTCGACCGGGAGCGCCAGGTGGTCGAGGCCCTCGCCGCGGCCGGGCCGGCCGGCGCCGACACCGAGGCCCTGGTGGAGGCCATCTACGTCGACGTCCACGAGCTGCTCCACCCCGTGGCCCGGTTCAGCGTGTGGGCCCACCTCCGGAAGCTGGCCGCCGAGGGCCGGGCCCGGGGCCTCGACGTCGACGACCCCGACACCACCTGGGTCGGGATCTAG
- a CDS encoding GMC family oxidoreductase N-terminal domain-containing protein: MAAPPTRIGAEVAIVGSGAGGAVTAARLAAAGRDVLVLEEGPRYDPDAVEPFSLEELATRYRHRGLSASLGSPAIAFAEGRCVGGSTEVNSGLYHRLPGELVERWARRYAIDEFDEPALDRYAEELEADLGVSRVDGAPPRSSQVLEEGADALGWRAVEFARVYRKEGEGPAVKQTMSRTMVPRAEASGARVLADCRVRRVLRADGGRGRAVGLDVERTRPDGTREAVVVDADHVVVCAGAIQTPALLQRSGIRGVVGRGLKVHPTVKVAARFLEPMDRAEVPMHRITEFAPHLTIGGSASRRGHLALALAETGLPHADALAHWEDVAVYYAAIRSDGMGRVTALPGARSPLVTYRLTDGDLSRLARGLVHVGDALLAAGAVELHPSIVGGPIVTDRAGLVQWWDALTRRRANLMTVHMTSSVRMGEDPSRTGTDSFGRVHDVPGLRVNDASLLPDAPGVNPQGAVMAIAARNADHLLATL; encoded by the coding sequence ATGGCCGCACCCCCCACCCGCATCGGCGCCGAGGTCGCCATCGTGGGCTCGGGCGCAGGCGGCGCCGTCACCGCCGCCCGCCTGGCCGCGGCCGGGCGCGACGTGCTGGTCCTGGAGGAGGGCCCCCGCTACGACCCCGACGCGGTCGAGCCCTTCTCGCTCGAGGAGCTGGCCACCCGCTACCGCCACCGGGGCCTGTCGGCCAGCCTGGGCAGCCCGGCCATCGCCTTCGCCGAGGGCCGCTGCGTGGGCGGCAGCACCGAGGTCAACAGCGGCCTCTACCACCGCCTGCCCGGCGAGCTGGTCGAGCGCTGGGCCCGGCGCTACGCCATCGACGAGTTCGACGAGCCCGCCCTCGACCGCTACGCCGAGGAGCTGGAGGCCGACCTCGGCGTCTCGCGGGTCGACGGGGCGCCGCCCCGGTCGTCGCAGGTGCTCGAGGAGGGGGCCGACGCCCTCGGCTGGCGGGCCGTCGAGTTCGCCCGCGTCTACCGCAAGGAGGGCGAGGGCCCGGCGGTGAAGCAGACGATGTCGCGCACCATGGTCCCCCGGGCCGAGGCCAGCGGAGCCCGGGTCCTGGCCGACTGCCGGGTGCGTCGGGTCCTCCGCGCCGACGGCGGGCGGGGCCGGGCCGTGGGCCTCGACGTCGAGCGCACCCGCCCCGACGGCACCCGGGAGGCGGTGGTCGTCGACGCCGACCACGTGGTCGTCTGCGCCGGCGCCATCCAGACCCCCGCCCTGCTCCAGCGCTCCGGCATCCGGGGCGTCGTGGGCCGGGGCCTGAAGGTGCACCCCACCGTGAAGGTGGCGGCCCGGTTCCTCGAGCCCATGGACCGGGCCGAGGTGCCCATGCACCGCATCACCGAGTTCGCCCCTCACCTCACCATCGGCGGCTCGGCCAGCCGCCGGGGTCACCTCGCCCTGGCCCTGGCCGAGACCGGCCTCCCCCACGCCGACGCGCTGGCCCACTGGGAGGACGTCGCCGTCTACTACGCCGCCATCCGCAGCGACGGCATGGGCCGGGTCACCGCCCTGCCCGGCGCCCGCTCGCCGCTCGTGACCTACCGCCTCACCGACGGCGACCTGAGCCGCCTGGCCCGGGGCCTGGTCCACGTGGGCGACGCCCTCCTCGCCGCCGGCGCGGTCGAGCTCCACCCCTCCATCGTGGGCGGGCCCATCGTCACCGACCGGGCCGGCCTGGTGCAGTGGTGGGACGCCCTCACCCGCCGCCGGGCCAACCTGATGACCGTGCACATGACCTCGAGCGTCCGCATGGGCGAGGACCCCAGCCGCACCGGCACCGACAGCTTCGGGCGGGTCCACGACGTGCCCGGCCTCCGGGTCAACGACGCCTCGCTGCTGCCCGACGCCCCCGGGGTCAACCCCCAGGGCGCGGTGATGGCCATCGCCGCCCGCAACGCCGACCACCTCCTGGCCACCCTGTGA
- a CDS encoding ArsR/SmtB family transcription factor — protein sequence MAPSRPGAEDAAGRAAGEVFAALADPTRRAVLRAVADRGQATATDLGAAVGVSRQAAAKHLDLLAAAGLVADRHRGRERLWQVTPAPLAEAADWLAAAGAAWDRRLARLADVADPERSP from the coding sequence GTGGCCCCCTCCCGGCCGGGCGCGGAGGACGCCGCCGGGCGGGCCGCCGGTGAGGTGTTCGCGGCCCTGGCCGACCCCACCCGACGGGCCGTGCTGCGGGCCGTCGCCGACCGGGGGCAGGCCACGGCGACGGACCTGGGGGCGGCGGTCGGGGTGAGCCGCCAGGCCGCGGCCAAGCACCTCGACCTCCTGGCCGCGGCCGGCCTCGTCGCCGACCGCCACCGGGGCCGCGAGCGCCTGTGGCAGGTCACGCCCGCACCCCTCGCCGAGGCCGCCGACTGGCTCGCGGCCGCCGGCGCGGCCTGGGACCGCCGCCTGGCCCGCCTGGCCGACGTCGCCGACCCCGAGCGGTCGCCCTGA
- a CDS encoding SRPBCC family protein: MDRDATHLPGPDDAAGGDVVRSVDLDCDADRAWALVATEDGLGRWLGDDVRLDPSVGGALGVRDDDGTVRVGRVLAAEEGRSLTFEWAPVGDSAARTTVTFTVEEPDQDGGGPGGTSRVTVVERPAGGARVAACLDAGAAWDQRLLGLELDVLAHGRLAVAPAL; the protein is encoded by the coding sequence ATGGACCGCGATGCCACCCACCTCCCAGGCCCCGACGACGCCGCCGGTGGTGACGTCGTGCGGTCCGTCGACCTCGACTGCGACGCCGACCGCGCCTGGGCGCTGGTGGCCACCGAGGACGGCCTGGGCCGCTGGCTCGGCGACGACGTGCGCCTCGACCCCTCCGTGGGCGGTGCGCTCGGCGTGCGCGACGACGACGGCACCGTCCGGGTCGGCCGGGTGCTGGCCGCGGAGGAGGGCCGCTCCCTCACCTTCGAGTGGGCGCCGGTCGGCGACAGCGCGGCGCGCACCACGGTCACCTTCACCGTCGAGGAGCCGGACCAGGACGGCGGAGGGCCCGGGGGCACCAGCCGCGTGACCGTGGTCGAGCGTCCCGCCGGCGGGGCCCGGGTCGCAGCCTGCCTCGACGCCGGCGCGGCCTGGGACCAGCGGCTCCTGGGCCTCGAGCTCGACGTGCTGGCCCACGGCCGCCTCGCCGTCGCACCCGCCCTCTGA
- a CDS encoding Rho termination factor N-terminal domain-containing protein encodes MSRRPDHTLAHHAKVGLREMPRNATWALSRLLRPMGSAPAAASEAASSTTEAVGAVAHKGRRLAHRAAEAVHLDGDGDGSVEDLVDRARRAAEEADEAEADAVERAQEARQAADEARLGAEQAEARLAAARTEGDRTVEARVADAEREGAERVARAQREAEALVEEAEAEAREEVDREMTELSSDLEDEAEARRSRAEEASAAAQAAIDAAAAAVARARDLADRAQRAADEAAARAARTAERLRGEDPTAELAPLAAPGTDLGDRTKAELLDLAAQAGLEGRTTMTKAQLVEALEERLHPA; translated from the coding sequence ATGTCCCGGAGACCTGACCACACGCTCGCCCACCACGCCAAGGTGGGCCTGAGGGAGATGCCCCGCAACGCCACATGGGCGCTGTCGAGGCTGCTGCGCCCCATGGGGTCCGCCCCCGCGGCTGCGTCCGAGGCCGCCTCGAGCACCACCGAGGCGGTCGGCGCCGTCGCCCACAAGGGACGCCGCCTGGCCCACCGTGCGGCCGAGGCGGTCCACCTCGACGGCGACGGCGACGGCAGCGTCGAGGACCTCGTCGACCGGGCCCGGCGCGCGGCCGAGGAGGCCGACGAGGCCGAGGCCGACGCCGTGGAGAGGGCCCAGGAGGCCCGGCAGGCCGCCGACGAGGCCCGCCTCGGTGCCGAGCAGGCCGAGGCCCGCCTGGCGGCGGCTCGCACCGAGGGCGATCGCACCGTGGAGGCCCGGGTCGCCGACGCCGAGCGGGAGGGCGCGGAGCGGGTCGCCCGGGCCCAGCGCGAGGCCGAGGCCCTCGTGGAGGAGGCCGAGGCCGAGGCCCGGGAGGAGGTCGACCGGGAGATGACCGAGCTCTCCTCCGACCTGGAGGACGAGGCCGAGGCCCGCCGGTCCCGGGCCGAGGAGGCCTCGGCGGCGGCCCAGGCCGCCATCGACGCGGCCGCCGCCGCCGTGGCCCGTGCCCGCGACCTCGCCGATCGGGCCCAGCGCGCGGCCGACGAGGCCGCCGCCCGGGCGGCCCGCACCGCCGAGCGCCTGCGAGGCGAGGACCCCACCGCCGAGCTGGCGCCGCTCGCCGCACCCGGCACCGACCTCGGGGACCGGACCAAGGCCGAGCTGCTCGACCTCGCCGCCCAGGCCGGCCTCGAGGGGCGGACGACCATGACCAAGGCCCAGCTGGTGGAGGCGCTCGAGGAGCGCCTCCACCCGGCATGA
- a CDS encoding NAD-dependent epimerase/dehydratase family protein, whose translation MERHPSKVRRGDEVTEPTPAPEGLTPDPTLVVTGAAGWLGQNLLRTTRPDRERIRALAQDEGQAALLAVLGPNVEPVVGDVRDPVAVARLFDGLDAPTVVHTAAVIHPTDGVRQMFDVNVGGTEVVLDQARRSGARRVVHISSTSPFGANPHPGERFTEDSPRNPFVGYGGSKHEAELLVERAHARGDVETVILRAPWFYGPWQPERQARFFAGLRRGRFPLVGDGSNRRSMVYTGHLVQGVLRAEAVEAAAGRDYWIADAEPYRVADVYRTVKEALAAEGLEPVGYQPRLPRLAGVVAEGLDRAAQSRGAYVQALHVLGEMKDEIAVDVTRARTELGYDPATTLLDGMRTSIRWCLEHGQAL comes from the coding sequence ATGGAACGACACCCGTCCAAGGTCCGTCGGGGGGACGAGGTGACCGAGCCGACGCCGGCACCCGAGGGGCTGACGCCGGACCCCACCCTTGTGGTCACCGGCGCCGCGGGGTGGCTGGGGCAGAACCTGCTGCGCACCACCCGCCCGGACCGCGAGCGCATCCGGGCCCTGGCCCAGGACGAGGGCCAGGCCGCGCTGCTGGCCGTGCTCGGGCCGAACGTCGAGCCCGTGGTCGGCGACGTGCGCGACCCCGTGGCCGTGGCCCGCCTGTTCGACGGCCTCGACGCGCCCACCGTCGTGCACACCGCCGCGGTCATCCACCCCACCGACGGCGTGCGCCAGATGTTCGACGTCAACGTGGGCGGCACCGAGGTGGTGCTCGACCAGGCCCGGCGCAGCGGTGCCCGGCGGGTCGTCCACATCTCGTCCACCTCCCCGTTCGGGGCCAACCCGCACCCCGGCGAGCGCTTCACCGAGGACTCCCCTCGCAACCCCTTCGTCGGCTACGGCGGGTCCAAGCACGAGGCCGAGCTGCTGGTCGAGCGGGCCCACGCCCGGGGCGACGTGGAGACGGTCATCCTGCGGGCGCCGTGGTTCTACGGGCCCTGGCAGCCCGAGCGCCAGGCCCGCTTCTTCGCCGGGCTGCGACGGGGTCGCTTCCCCTTGGTGGGCGACGGCTCCAACCGGCGGTCGATGGTCTACACGGGCCACCTCGTGCAGGGCGTGCTGCGGGCCGAGGCGGTCGAGGCCGCCGCCGGGCGCGACTACTGGATCGCTGATGCCGAGCCCTACCGGGTGGCCGACGTCTACCGCACGGTGAAGGAGGCGCTGGCCGCCGAGGGCCTGGAGCCGGTGGGGTACCAGCCCCGCCTCCCCCGCCTGGCCGGGGTGGTGGCCGAGGGCCTCGACCGGGCCGCCCAGTCCCGGGGCGCCTACGTGCAGGCCCTCCACGTCCTGGGCGAGATGAAGGACGAGATCGCGGTCGACGTCACCCGGGCGCGCACCGAGCTGGGCTACGACCCGGCGACCACGCTGCTCGACGGCATGCGCACCAGCATCCGCTGGTGCCTCGAGCACGGCCAGGCGCTCTGA
- a CDS encoding DUF779 domain-containing protein encodes MRVTASARAAEVVAEMATRRSGTLTITIGTGCCESTAPFLYEDMFVGPEQQPVGEVEGVVIYAPDYLRRLYPDDQGPRLEVVDEMGESLSVETELGVRFALRGTGVDSTTEPEECAVPATAEKGPAVLRPVVGSPPPELQRLRIR; translated from the coding sequence GTGAGGGTCACCGCCAGCGCCCGGGCCGCCGAGGTCGTCGCCGAGATGGCGACGCGGCGGTCCGGGACGCTGACGATCACCATCGGCACCGGCTGCTGCGAGTCGACCGCCCCGTTCCTCTACGAGGACATGTTCGTGGGCCCCGAGCAGCAGCCCGTGGGCGAGGTCGAGGGCGTGGTCATCTACGCCCCCGACTACCTGCGCCGCCTCTACCCCGACGACCAGGGGCCCCGCCTCGAGGTCGTCGACGAGATGGGGGAGTCGCTCTCGGTCGAGACCGAGCTGGGCGTGCGCTTCGCCCTCCGGGGCACCGGCGTCGACTCCACCACCGAGCCCGAGGAGTGCGCCGTGCCCGCCACGGCCGAGAAGGGCCCGGCCGTGCTGCGCCCGGTGGTCGGCTCCCCGCCCCCCGAGCTCCAGCGCCTCCGCATCCGCTGA